DNA sequence from the Liolophura sinensis isolate JHLJ2023 chromosome 1, CUHK_Ljap_v2, whole genome shotgun sequence genome:
ACATGGCAGCTTGTACGTGAAGACTTTATCACGAAAATGTCTCAGCCCGATGTTGTTACTCACAGATCATTCTCAACATCGTCAGCGCGGGCGTTACATTCTCCATATACAAGGGGGTCTTCCATAGCAAAGGACTCGGCATATTCCTGGGCAATTTGCGTTGCCGCCTTCATTGTACAAACCATAACAGTCGGCATACTCAACGCGTTTGGAGTCATCTTCGTTGCACTCCTTGAAGAGTTCAAAGTTTCAAAGGCTGAGCTGTGTAGGTATTTCGTTTTATTTGATGAGTGATTAATCATATCTCGACACACATTCCCAATACCTGGTTTATGTTTCGGGCTCCTCTGAAAATGCTTGTATCCTTTTATCCTTTCTGagttttcttcaatttttaaaaataatataggcCTATCGGTTCAGTATAGAGTATGGAAGTTGCGCAGCCTGTATATAGGCCATACATTCTGTGTATAGAAGGGTAATGTCTTTTATGTGTATTCTAGGTCACCATGTCATAAATAGATTTAATATCAATGCCGTATGCCAGGAAATAATGAATTAAAGCAGCATTTGAAGAGTAAACCTCATTGTTTGTTTCCCGCGTACTAAGACCCAGACATATTTGATGTGGATTTAATAATGCATATACCGGTACTCAAAATAACTTGACCTGGGTATAATAATATTCAGGTACTTAAAATAATATCTCACATGTATCATTATAACCATCTTTAACATGAAGAAACCGTCCTGTAAAAAGTTATTATTCGCAAATTTCCAAGTGGTTGAACTTAATTTCGTTTCGAATCAAACACAAAATCCAGCTGAGATGGATTTGAAAGTAACTTCGGGGAACAGTTGTGGATGCTGTTTAACTTATCCACTTCCCAACACCACTGTATGCATGGTGCGCTTCCATGTGTCTAAACATTAATCGCTGGCCGAGTTCGGCTGATTCTCCAGCACAACTGGAGACCGAtaaggtcgcgtgttcgaatccaactctggCTCGAGGGATGGTTTTGCGCTTTACTGTGGGCTCCGCTCGGTTTCCCTTAATTCACCAAAAGAAGGAAAATAATAACATTATGGCGCAAAATACCCTTCACATTCACAAATGCACggatataataaataataatgatgtaGATGGTTTATACACATTCATGAAAGTGTGCAGAGCAAAAAACCTTCACTGTTTCAGCATGGATAGGATCTCTAGCTTTCGGATTGAGCCTGGGACTGGGACCGTTGGCGGGAGCGGCTCGTGTCCGGTTTGGCGCCCGGATCGTCATCAGTTCTGGAGGTCTTATCTGCGCCATTGCTATGCTGACCTCATCTTTCGTCCCGAACACACTCGCTCTGTTCGGAACATTTTCACTGCTGTATGCCATAGGAGGGAGTCTCATCATCAACAGCACCACAATCCTGGCACCAGATTACTTCGACAAGTACGTGGCCATCACAACTGGAATTATCGTGGCGGGAGCCAGCGTAGGGACGCTCCTCTTCTCCTGTCTGGCTGAGATCTGGGTGGATTCCGTCGGCTGGAGGAACACTTTCCGGATTTACGCTGGCATTTCAGTCGTCACCGTTATTATGGGTCTACTGATCCGTCCAGTCAAACGTCCTGTACCAGTTATCACAGTGACCGCACCAACACCATCCGCACCAGCCCCACGCTTAAAGCTGTGGCAGAATCGACAGTACCTGATCTGGGTCATCTCCATAACCTGCTCTATGTTCGGATATTACATCCCCTACGTTCATCTGGTGAGTATTATACCTGCTCACAAATCAATtttcagttaaatttatttgattgatgtaatcaagaatttttttatctaTACGGAGGCAGTCAGGTTTTTGGGCGGAGGAAGTTCTAATTTTCAGTAAGTGATCACCCTAGAATCGCCAGATACCTGATAGCCCTCCTGGCTTACAGCCGTAGCCAAACTACCTCCATTCTTGATTATAGAGATAGCCACATCATTAGTCAAGGCTGAAGCCGAACTACCTCTCGCATTAACTGTAGAGATAGCCACATCACTAGTTAAGGCCAAAGTCGAACTACCTCCCGTAACCCAACTAGAGAAAGCCACATCATTAGTCAAGGCCAAAGCCGAACGACCTCCCGCAACCTAACTATAGAGATAGGCACATCATTCGTCAAGGACAGAATTAACAGCTACGTTAGTCACTGCTTTATTTGAATGTACCATCGTGGCTATCGATAAACTGACTGGGTTAGCTCACTATTACTACAGTGAACGCCTAGATTTGGCGTCCTAACACATCCATAGTTCTGGCAGAGgaagtttttcattttaattgcTTGGAAAGAATGAACAACTAAGGATTTAGGCCACGATAGTATCCCAGCCAGTTGGAGCTAgttattttgaaaaagaaaaagaaaaaaaagattatgaTATATGACCACCCCTATTCGTGACGTTACCTTCCATTATATTccggtgaaagcaattgtgacgtcatgaggATGGAACATGCAATATATGTGGGACATCCAGTTGACCTTCCTGCGACAAAATTGATTAtgtgtgttcttgattgacactTCCGAAAGGTCTACAGGCGGTGGACGACGCTCATAGGactgtttgtgcagtctaacattcgttgaacaccacttgtcttctacctATGCTGTGTgcttatctgtatgtcacacgtaggaaagttcgtcagtaacttgacaaaggtcAGTAGTGTACACGGGCATttaggtttcctccaaccataaaactgcacgtcagctttatggttggaggaaacctaaATGCCCgtaaattcttgagtgtgccggtcaacaatcaaataaataaataaattatacacacaGTGAAATTTAGTAAGAGAATAGCCAGTTATTTAAGGAGACATCACAAAGGCTATAAAATTCCACATCAATAGGGGGTTTTCAGGTTGGAACTTTTTTGTCGTCAAAAGTAAAAACAGTCCCTCTGTGTCATGCgacttgtgaaaaatgaccTGTCTCACACTGTTCCAATGCCACAAATTTAGGATCTTCTGAAGTTTGCAAACGTTaagattctcaattttctccaccgttcgtctactctaaatgactttttatgaaacttttttttatagtaaatgtaatacaAAATAGTTGTCAACCCTTtggacaagtcacatgatacagttggactttttctaccttcatcgataaaagagttcgaactagAAACTCTTCtgttttaaatgtgatgtttgtCTCCTGATGTAAGTATTAAACATTTGTATACGTGGTACATGAGGGCAATGAGCTTTTTTCCTCTTCCTACTGCATACAGATTTCGTATGCAGTGGACATGGAGATGACAAAAGACGAAGGATCCGTGCTGATCATGGTCTTGGGTGGGACGTCTGCATTCGCAAGGCTCTTGTTCGGCAAGGTGCTCAGCTTTCAGTTCTTGAAGAGACGGGAATTGCACCAGCTCTCTATGATGATCACCGCCACTGCTACCATGATGGTCACCATCTCGAAGACCATGGGAGGCTTCATCGTTTACGTCATCGTCCTGGGATTGGTGGACGGTTGTAATGTCGTCTTGCTTCCGCTGCTGACGAGGTCTTACGCCGGAGACTGCAATGTCCCAATAGCATGGGGCATTTTAAACGGCGTAAGTTCCATCACGTTCATCCTAGGGCCGCCGGTAGCAGGTGAGTTGAAGATCCTTTTTTTCGTTCAAACGCTGATAACACGCTATTTTGGGGTTTACAAAACGACGAAGCGCTGCCATGTTGCACCATGTGGCAATCAGTCCGATCGTTCTTACACTGGCTTTGACGCCAGTTCTATTGGTAATAACATTTAAACCAAGACAAATGCTCTTGTTCACACTGCCCCTATGTCACACAGTCCTTCATTTCAAGTTGTCCCACTGCGTTACGCCTGGCCTCACTGCCATGCCGCTATGCATTAATCCGTACCTTGCATTAATGCGTacctttatatttatttgattggtgttttacgccgttctcaagaatatttcacttatacaaaggcggtcatggtgggtggaaaccgggcagagcccggggaaaacccacgaccatcagcaggttgctgacaacccttcccacttacgaccggagaggaagccactatgagctggacttgaactcacagcgaccacattggtgagaggcttttgggtcattacgctgcgctagcgcgctaaccaactgagcggAGACCCCTCGTACCTTTATAAGCGAATACATTGATGTATTATGGCCATACAAGAGTGTTTAAAGGACAAGGCATCAAAATTTGCCTCCAATTCTTCAGTTcaattttcatatatttcacaCTTATCTCCCCCTAGGCTGGCTTTACGATGCGACAGGATCTTACAACGAGGCGTTCCACGTGGCTGGTGTCCCTGTTCTAGCTGGAGCTGCTGTGCTGTTCTTTATACCCTGGGCAAAGCGCACGACACCAAAAATAGCACAGCAAACAGTATCAGGCGTCGACAGTCAGAATCTTAACAGAGATAATTTTTCACGAATGGACTCAAATCAACTGATAGTTGGATTACCACTGACCGACCACAGTTCTTATACACACTCTGCAGAGAACCTCGCGACTGCAAATACCAGTCAGATTCGACAATACCCTGATGAAACAACGGTACTGAAGGACGAACCGTGGGGATGGCGAAGCAGCcaacagtgtatacatgtaccgtcCATTGAGATAGACAATCCCGCGTCGCCTACTGATGCCATCGAACTTCAGAGTGTGGCAGTGTCCGGCGGCTGTGAAAATAGACCGATATCTGCTCAATCTAATGACAGCTTCGTATTACTGGATAACCTCCATGACAGTCATACTGACGTATTTGACAAAGACGACTTCATGCAAGGGACAGGCGCAAAAATGGACAAGCTCTCCGACAGTTTCAGTGCGACGAATTCCCCCACTTTGTCTCCCAATGCATCCGTGGTAGCTTTGGTTGAACTAGTTGACGTCAATGAAACACCAGGTCGAGAACCGACCGCAGAGACTGTGGTTCCAGAAAGCAGAGACACGGACATTGACAATCAATCCCTCCAAGAGACACATCAGACCCAGGAGGACAGTGGTATGGCTGCAATAGTTATTCCGGATTATGTGGTAGAAAAACTTGTCGAGCTAAATGAAAATGACCAAAACAAGACCAACGCAGGCGCAATGGTCGACACGCTGGTTCGCTTGGAGGATGCCAATGAGGAGAATAAGAGCATAGTGGAAAACATATCTGTCAGTGAACAGCTGTCGGAGAATGATTCCAGTTTGATTAACACTGATTATCAGACAGATAAACCGCAGCCCGGCAATCGACCATTTTCAAGACAGCCCTCGGAGTCTCAGTGTATTTTATCCAGTAGCGTTGTTGAAACGCTCGAGAGTTTAGCACAAAACCCAGATGACAATGCAGACAAACTGCAGAATGAATTAACCGACAACCCCGGCGGTGTTTACACCAACAGTCATCTTTGTGTTTCAGTGTCCAAATCTACAGACCAAACTCAGGCACTGTGGACTTCTGAAACTGCAAACGTTCCACATCCTCAAGATCATCCAGTGAGTGAAAGCCAGGTCAGCTGGCCCTCTAATAATATAACCCAACCTGTTTACACCCAGAACAAAGACCATCAACAGGCACCCGTGTGGAGAGACTCTTCAAATTTCTCGCCAGTTCCTCAAAACTACGAAAATAATGTTGCCCAAAGCCAATGGACATCTTCTTTAGCAGATCCTGCCACCTCTGTCGCCTTGTCCGTTGCCGCTGTGCACGCAGGATCAGGTTACTACCAAAGCTCTGGTACTAACAACATGCCAGTAGGGACAGAAAATACGCACTGCCTTGGTCCGGTGGTGGCGACTGCCCCATTAGCACAGAGATCGATGGAAACAGATGGATGGACCGTTGCTCCAAGCAATGACCATGTCGTCCACCAAGCCGTCCAACCGTGGAGACAAGCAGCATCGCAGACTAACATCAGAGATCAACCATTGTGTTACACGTCAGCCAATGTGCCTTCAGCAACGGGCCAGTGGCCAACCACGGACATGATCCACGGACTCAACAACCCAAATACGTTCACAGACGGCAGTGAACAACTGGGCCCCGCTCATTACCCAGGATCATTATCACACGTGTACACATCAGAGGTGCACACAACATCGGCACAAGCGTACACCTCATCAGCACAAGAGTACATGGCGCAAGTCGTCCAGCAGACACCAGCATCTTACAACGCAGGCGTAAACGGGAACCTCTCCTTCAACACCTGGACGACAGAAGATGTACCGGTCATAGCAGACAACAGTATCCATATTCCGAATATACACGCGGAAACAAATATTTCAGGGCTGCAACAGAGCAACATGGATGGCTGGTGGAGTGAGAACAACGGTCCGTCAACGTCTAGCATCAGTCCTGTGGACAAGTCGAGTTCCACTGGATGGTGTGGATCAGCTACGGCCACTGACGAACATCAAACCCTGAAAGAGCCATCTCCCCATTCCTTGCAGTTTGCTGATGGTGACAAATCCAAGACCCCGCAATCTTCACCTACCAATCAGAGTTCGACGAACCCTTTCCTGGATAAGTCAGAGCTTTTCCGAAGCGGCTCCACGGAGAAGGCCTTGTGCTTTAACTCAGCGAGTTTGGAGGGAGCGGACAGACCGAGTGCCGATTCGAACGCTGACACACTGGCAGCTTTTGATCAGTTCTGGCAATCACGGCCGAGTGACAGTCAAACTGACACTCAACACGATTCGCCACCGCATGATGGCGCCGTTGGGTAGGCTGGATCTACCCATCATTTGTTCACTTTAAGCCTAGCATCATGTGCATTAAAATCATGATTAGTTCCGTTTATATATTAGGCTAGGTAACAATTCTGCAACCCtctaataattaataatttattattattattactaacTTCAAAAAAAGATTTGTAAATTTCGTTAcatgatgtttacatgtattttgttaacGTTCTTGTGTCAAGCACTTCGAGTATATACGTACGAATCATTTATTACCAAAATTGTATTACaaagtaaatattgaaatatcaGGCTGTGTTTGTCTAGATAAATGTTAGACAAAATAATCCAAAAACCTAAAGCTTTTATTCTGTTTCCCAGGCCAACCATCCCTCCAACTGTGGCGTTTATTTGCCAGACCTGGTAACCAGAGTACAAAAGTCTGCAAATCACTGGTTTAACTGCCAAGGTTTGCTTGGCTCGTTCGATTCATTGCAACCTTGCTAGAGTCAATATATATTAGCATCTGGGAGCTTACCATACTGATTAGTCATTATTCGGATCTGAAGAAACGTGCTCTCAACCCATGGAATTCTTGTTCCCATGCAGTTTCGTTACCCACGTATTAAATCAACAAATTTTACAAGTGTGGCAACCATGGCTGGGCAGTTATCACACAAAATTTGAACCAGGAGCATCTCAGCAATGAGGTCGCTCTtgctggctgcctctctggTCATACCTGGGtgggtctgccaccaacctgcagatggctgtgggtttcctacGGGCTTTCTCGGGTCACGCTCCATATGCATGTTAAGTGCATGCAGTATACAGGTATATCAGAGATTGTTATTAGACATAGGTATATCGACTTAGTATTTGCATGATCTGCCTTCCACCTGTGGTTTGATGATTCTCTATCTGGGTAAAGATAACTGGATAATATCAATTAACAATTCTTCAGGTGGGACATTTCTGAATAATCAATGTCCATTGCCAGCTACCCTAAATAAACAGGGCCCTGGGCCCTGTTGCCAGAGGCATCAACTGGGTTGTCTGAGGAAGTAGAACCTCTTGGTTTCTCTGCTGCATCAAGCaacaaggtttatcaggtatGAGGCAGGGGTACATTTCTCAACTGTTCATACACAGCACTGTATGAATTCTTCACATCATTATCCTTACTGTCATCTGTTGGTCTGGGCATCTCAAGGCCTTCAACACTTTTGCGTATTccctaaaaaaataaaatttaatcaaTAAGCCAGACTTTAAACCCATATCATATTAATAGGGGATGCAGCATTACtggccagaaaaaaaacataaatatgcacACAATCCCTACTAACATCTAGCAAACATTGACAGATATCAGTGCCTGTAGTTGACCCAATTTAAAACCCTAATATGAGATGTACTTTTGAAACCGTTACACCCTTCATCGGGAGTTGCttaataagtcaaaattttagctAACAAAGCAGTCACCTTTATAGTTTGCTGATAATGAAGTGATATGGTTTAAGGGGGGAAAAAATGGTACATCGCAGCAACACTAAGATTTAAGATATTCAAAAGGTCCTCCTGTTATGAAAATTGTTCACATCTACCTGGTAAGTATGCAGTAATGATCTAATTTGCTTCTCTTGAACATCCCCATCTTGTCTGCTCTCTGAGGTCATCTCCTGCAGGTAAGAACAAATGTGTCTTAGGAATAATAATTATACAACAGgtatacaacaaaaaacatttcacatacagCTGTATTTTCTACTATTCACTAGCTACTTTCACTAGTTGAAGTATTGCAGCTGTTGTACCAATGTACCTCACTGTTTTGAAAGTCTCGACTGTCTTGGTCCATGTCATCTCACACTCATGAGACTATGGGTTCAATTCCAGGCCATGCTGTAAGCTTATATCAGAAAGTTTGCCATGTACATGAATCTGGCGACAGAAGTCTACGCATAAACAACATGTACCatgataaaagtgaaatcttGAGAACAGCAtgaaacacaaatgacataaacaacaaaaaataaataaataaaaaaattactaaACAAAGGAATAAATGTTATAGCTATCCATATTTAAATGACAGTAATAAACACTATGCGATTCATAATATATGCAAATCATTCTCagaaatttcataaatatgGAGAATGAATTAACTACACCTTTTAACTTAAAAAGAAAAGCCTCTGAGTGTTGTGACTAAAACGTGGGCTACTAaataattctccaaccttttcgcatgtttgcaatttgtttattcaagcattattctgtgttgactgacaaaattatactttttgtgaagccctgaaattgatcaatccaaccaatccaaaatttaaaatgtgcataaattgcactgaaagttgttcttccatatgcaaaaaggttgaggaattaaggcaTACGCTTCAAAATGTATCACTCACTGCTAATAGCCTGTCTATGAACCCAGATCTCATCAACACCAATGTAGGCAAGTCTTCACTCTGGAGGGTCAAAATATAACTCGTCTGGCGAGAAGGCATCTCTAATTGGTCTCCTGTGGAGGTGTCAGAGCGTTGCGATTGGTCAGGATTCACACTCAAGGTTACCTGATGACCTCTTGGTGTGGAAACCCTGATcagggttgtctcccctgtgtTGGCTGATCCAAGGGCTGTTTGGGAGAGTATCAGCTGAAGCACTTCAGTGCTGTTTCTACACTCTGTTAAAAACCAAAGATTGTTTTGTACAacatttgtataagtgaaaaactgaAATCTTCAATTTAAGTAGATAACATTATGCGCTGAAATAATTTGATAACAGATGTGCTATTAGTTTACATGAAAAACTGAAAAGGCAATAAATagcctttgatttttttttttttttttctggtcataCAGGCTAATTGCATGCCCTTGAATCAAGTAAGGAGAATGCCTGTGCTTACACCATGCCATGCCCTGTACCCTAGACCTTATGGAAAGTAAAGGTTGGAAACGCCTGTTCGCCTAGCCCCGCTTCAACTATGCTGAATTGCATGTCATAAGCGCATACAGGCGATCTACTAAACCCATACAAGGCCCACTGATCAGCCTGTACGTAGGAAATCACAATGTGTCCACTGTGCACTGATAGAACtttaaagaagacaaaaataattAGAACATTTAAGAAAATGATCAGAACATTTAAGAAAATGAACATCACTGGTATCCAAAATTATAATGAAAACCAAATGTTCTCAAGTGTTATACCATGATAATGTCAGGAGCAGATGGAAAAATTACATTAAACCATTAATGCAAGTACCATCCAAATATTGTTAAGTCGAAATATGAAGTGACTCACTTTTCAGCTTTGGAACTTCACTGGCTTGCAAGTTGACTACCACTGATGGCACTGAGCGAATGGTCGTCTGAGTATGGCTGTCCCTACTGGGAAAGTACAGGCCATATGTGGGTCTCTGTCTGGCTAACTCCAAGGCTATCATATCACATGAACACATCTCAGAATTAGACAGAGAATGGTGACTCCTGGAAGAGGTCTGTGAAGTCTTACTCTGGTATAGATCAGGGACATGAAGGAAATCAAGAATGTTTAATCTGTCCTCTTGTAATGGAATGCAAAGGACAGACTTACTATCCTGTGATGATTTCAGGCAATACGTCAAAAACTGCTCAGCTTTTGCATTCATGACCTTATCAAAACCTGTCTGTGGAACATTATACACCAGAAACGTTCTCACAGCTAGCGATGGAGTCTTCAACTGCATTCCCTCCAAAGGAATTTGAATCTCTTCAAAACATTCTGGTCTGAGGCCCTTTAACAGTGGAAGAGACTTACTGAAGTTTgatagagttatctcccctttaatATCTTGAAAATGATCCACCTGCACcaacatcaaccaatcagatgaTAGATCAGCAACACTCTCATTGGTTAGTTTGGCATGTACGGAAAACTCCCTTCTTGACCCAAGGCAGTCTTGCTTGACACTCACTTTCACTTTGActattttgttcagttttctgagttTTGCAGCTTTCTCTGTGGCACTACCTGCAGTCAATGCAGCCAGCTTTGTAGCTAACGCCAGTTGACTTAGCACATCGTTCTGTGTGGCTATCACCTCCTTTACTCTATCCATCTCATGACTGGTGTTTCCAATGGACAGGAGTAGGTCTCTCGTTTGAGTGGCAGCCACAGTCTTGCGCTCGCTGCCCTCACCCTCGTCAGTGACAGTGTACAGTCTTCCGTGCCTGGAGAACAGGTACAGTTCCACACTTCCCAAGGTTAAACCTGAACACAACAAAGCCTGTATGTGATTACGCCACTCCAGTGTCAAGACATGTACATCTTAATAGAAGTGATAAGTTATAAGGATCAAGTTTGAATTAATGTCTTATCTAAGTCGTAAAAACACGTGTGTTGTATTAAAACAGCTGTTGTAAACTTATGCATATGCATAAATGACCCCATACCATTAAACTATTAAATgatgtcattccagcataactgcctttATTCTCAGTGTCATATCTTCCTGATTCATAGTCACATAAGaattatcacatcacatcagggAAATTTTACAGTAGCTGTCGcagcttttgtttttcaggtctCTACCCTTACAAATTACATAGTGTTATTCTTCAGTAATCCTCTGAACAATGGTGCTAGCCATGTTTCATATGGCATCTTTCAAATAACCTTAATATTTCCGCctgagttttttttatactgaagtagcacttta
Encoded proteins:
- the LOC135461317 gene encoding uncharacterized protein LOC135461317 isoform X2; its protein translation is MTSVVTTTGTVTFYKLSPHHIHVYMNSARKAVINSVEPINCLCVEVWDPDYGDPSDVWTLWMGSTIGRVYCVDSLSLQTSGVKDWSDDNQDIFDTLLASQLPSQHGKGAKQRPVSNIVRVFPSDSKLLLSAPVVSIGTGQGLLCVCTLTNSIIGNSYTISLHHTKALSTCSTNDDNVDPLWTKHIPAEGLEYMGFRTMETANNLRPLPVVYLVTSSSLRPSKDENSGCALALFSALFGSESAVIDATVLIFGSPSGVVFYFKLKDLNPNDKPEVLCALNQPIIAIHTLAIPCNGRGETPLTDFSFLGSSQAENQPPVMCLAVIGQNGKCSLIFQSGDTLQYQTVILPGPIVSEFALSTFVYVSTDKDLHRCRFSCVEREDRKKKFEVSVSSLGFSGICGIDGEPGLTLGSVELYLFSRHGRLYTVTDEGEGSERKTVAATQTRDLLLSIGNTSHEMDRVKEVIATQNDVLSQLALATKLAALTAGSATEKAAKLRKLNKIVKVKVSVKQDCLGSRREFSVHAKLTNESVADLSSDWLMLVQVDHFQDIKGEITLSNFSKSLPLLKGLRPECFEEIQIPLEGMQLKTPSLAVRTFLVYNVPQTGFDKVMNAKAEQFLTYCLKSSQDSKSVLCIPLQEDRLNILDFLHVPDLYQSKTSQTSSRSHHSLSNSEMCSCDMIALELARQRPTYGLYFPSRDSHTQTTIRSVPSVVVNLQASEVPKLKKCRNSTEVLQLILSQTALGSANTGETTLIRVSTPRGHQEMTSESRQDGDVQEKQIRSLLHTYQGIRKSVEGLEMPRPTDDSKDNDVKNSYSAVYEQLRNVPLPHT
- the LOC135461317 gene encoding uncharacterized protein LOC135461317 isoform X1, translating into MTSVVTTTGTVTFYKLSPHHIHVYMNSARKAVINSVEPINCLCVEVWDPDYGDPSDVWTLWMGSTIGRVYCVDSLSLQTSGVKDWSDDNQDIFDTLLASQLPSQHGKGAKQRPVSNIVRVFPSDSKLLLSAPVVSIGTGQGLLCVCTLTNSIIGNSYTISLHHTKALSTCSTNDDNVDPLWTKHIPAEGLEYMGFRTMETANNLRPLPVVYLVTSSSLRPSKDENSGCALALFSALFGSESAVIDATVLIFGSPSGVVFYFKLKDLNPNDKPEVLCALNQPIIAIHTLAIPCNGRGETPLTDFSFLGSSQAENQPPVMCLAVIGQNGKCSLIFQSGDTLQYQTVILPGPIVSEFALSTFVYVSTDKDLHRCRFSCVEREDRKKKFEVSVSSLGFSGICGIDGEPGLTLGSVELYLFSRHGRLYTVTDEGEGSERKTVAATQTRDLLLSIGNTSHEMDRVKEVIATQNDVLSQLALATKLAALTAGSATEKAAKLRKLNKIVKVKVSVKQDCLGSRREFSVHAKLTNESVADLSSDWLMLVQVDHFQDIKGEITLSNFSKSLPLLKGLRPECFEEIQIPLEGMQLKTPSLAVRTFLVYNVPQTGFDKVMNAKAEQFLTYCLKSSQDSKSVLCIPLQEDRLNILDFLHVPDLYQSKTSQTSSRSHHSLSNSEMCSCDMIALELARQRPTYGLYFPSRDSHTQTTIRSVPSVVVNLQASEVPKLKKCRNSTEVLQLILSQTALGSANTGETTLIRVSTPRGHQVTLSVNPDQSQRSDTSTGDQLEMPSRQTSYILTLQSEDLPTLVLMRSGFIDRLLAEMTSESRQDGDVQEKQIRSLLHTYQGIRKSVEGLEMPRPTDDSKDNDVKNSYSAVYEQLRNVPLPHT